One window from the genome of Salvia splendens isolate huo1 chromosome 9, SspV2, whole genome shotgun sequence encodes:
- the LOC121749096 gene encoding lysine histidine transporter 1-like, translating into MASEDYTSVDEESLQEKAIDDWLPITSSRTAKWWFSAFHNVTAIVGAGVLALPYAMAQLGWGPGVTVLVVSWIVTLYSLWQMVEMHEMVPGRRFDRYHELGQYAFGQKLGVWIVVPAQLTVLVGLNTVYLITGGQSLAKFHDLVCTDCHRISTTYFILIFASVHFVLSQLPSLNSISGVSLAAAVMSISYSTVAWAASVDKGVQPAVEYGYKSNTTSGTVFNFFNAMGTIAFAYGGHNVIMEIQATMPSTPHRPSKKPMWKGAVVAYVIVALCYFPVATIGYWKFGNAVDENILITLHRPRWLIAMANMFVVVHLIGGYQIYAMPVFDMIEAALVKKRKFKPSWYLRFFSRNLYVALTTFLAVTFPFFNALLGFFGGFGFAPTTYFLPCVMWLVVHKPKVFSMSWFANWFCITLGVALMVVGPIGGLREIILKNQNQFLQIMNLFLSLYVSFKFATFLICRRPCTDDVCDQKAHPSK; encoded by the exons ATGGCTAGTGAAGATTACACCAGT GTGGATGAAGAATCTTTACAAGAGAAAGCAATAGATGATTGGCTTCCAATCACTTCTTCAAGAACTGCAAAATGGTGGTTTTCAGCTTTCCACAACGTCACCGCCATAGTCGGGGCTGGAGTCCTCGCCCTCCCTTACGCTATGGCTCAACTCGGATG GGGGCCTGGAGTGACAGTGTTGGTTGTGTCGTGGATCGTGACGCTCTACTCGCTGTGGCAAATGGTGGAAATGCATGAAATGGTTCCTGGGAGGCGGTTCGACAGGTACCATGAGTTGGGACAGTATGCTTTCGGACAAAAGCTTGGGGTGTGGATCGTGGTACCAGCACAGCTAACAGTTCTAGTCGGATTGAACACGGTTTACCTCATCACAGGCGGCCAATCCCTCGccaaatttcatgatttggTTTGCACAGATTGCCACAGAATCAGCACTACTTACTTCATACTCATCTTTGCTTCTGTTCACtttgtgctctcccaactcccCAGCTTAAACTCAATCTCCGGCGTCTCTCTTGCTGCCGCTGTTATGTCCATAAG TTACTCGACCGTTGCATGGGCTGCTTCAGTTGATAAAGGCGTTCAACCGGCCGTGGAATATGGATATAAGTCGAATACAACAAGTGGTACCGTCTTCAACTTCTTCAATGCAATGGGGACCATTGCCTTCGCCTATGGCGGCCACAACGTGATCATGGAGATCCAAGCGACTATGCCTTCCACTCCACATAGGCCTTCCAAGAAGCCTATGTGGAAGGGAGCTGTGGTTGCTTATGTCATCGTCGCACTTTGCTATTTTCCTGTTGCTACAATTGGATACTGGAAATTTGGCAATGCAGTCGATGAAAACATCCTCATCACACTCCACAGGCCGAGATGGCTCATCGCCATGGCTAACATGTTTGTCGTGGTTCATCTCATAGGAGGCTACCAGATTTATGCAATGCCGGTTTTCGACATGATAGAAGCTGCGCTGGTGAAGAAACGCAAGTTCAAACCGAGTTGGTATCTGCGATTTTTCTCCAGGAATCTATATGTTG CGTTGACAACGTTTCTTGCTGTGACGTTCCCTTTCTTCAACGCGCTTCTTGGATTTTTCGGAGGATTTGGATTCGCGCCAACGACATATTTT CTTCCTTGCGTGATGTGGCTAGTTGTTCACAAGCCGAAAGTGTTCAGCATGTCTTGGTTCGCTAATTGG TTTTGCATAACACTTGGTGTTGCTTTAATGGTTGTTGGACCAATTGGAGGGCTACGAGAGATTATACTTaaaaaccaaaatcagtttctaCAAATCATGAACCTTTTTTTATCACTGTATGTTTCTTTCAAGTTTGCCACATTTCTAATTTGTCGCCGCCCCTGTACGGACGATGTTTGTGACCAGAAAGCTCATCCTTCTAAATAA
- the LOC121749642 gene encoding lysine histidine transporter 1-like, producing the protein MATDGPLFDRKYYYEDATEISAREKAIDEWLPITASRTAKWWHSAFHNVTAVVGAGVLGLPYAMSELGWGPGLTILVISWIVTLYSLWQMVEMHEIVPGKRFDRYHELGQHAFGPKLGLWIVVPQQLIVEVGVDIVYMITGGQSLKKFHQSVCQDCSDIKLTYFIMIFASVHFLLSPLPSFNSMSVLSLVAATMSLSYSAIACYASISRGVQPDVEYDYRSNTAAGTTFNLFSGLGTVVFAYGGHNIVMEVQATMPSTDQKPSKKPMWKGVVAAYIIIALCYLPVAIIGYWIFGNDVKENILLTLQHPKWLIAMANMFVVFHLIGSYQIYAIPVFDMMESVLVKKMKLNPSWFLRMVTRNTYVAFTMFVAITFPFFDGLLSFFGGFGFAPTTYFLPCILWLAICKPRRFSSSWFANWFCIIFGVTMMTLGPIGGLRQIITHAKNYKFYE; encoded by the exons ATGGCTACGGACGGCCCACTTTTCGACAGGAAATACTACTACGAAGAT GCAACGGAGATCTCGGCACGAGAAAAGGCCATAGACGAGTGGCTCCCCATCACTGCTTCAAGAACTGCGAAATGGTGGCATTCAGCTTTCCACAACGTCACTGCTGTTGTCGGAGCCGGCGTCCTCGGCCTTCCCTATGCCATGTCCGAACTTGGATG GGGCCCTGGGCTTACAATCCTGGTGATATCTTGGATTGTGACTCTGTATTCACTATGGCAGATGGTGGAGATGCACGAGATTGTGCCAGGTAAGCGTTTCGACAGATATCACGAACTCGGGCAGCATGCCTTCGGGCCGAAGCTGGGGCTGTGGATCGTGGTGCCTCAGCAGCTCATCGTTGAAGTTGGCGTCGACATAGTTTATATGATCACAGGAGGCCAATCACTCAAGAAATTCCATCAATCTGTTTGCCAAGATTGCAGTGATATCAAGCTTACTTATTTCATCATGATCTTCGcctccgtccacttcctcctaTCCCCACTTCCCAGCTTCAACTCCATGTCCGTCCTCTCATTGGTCGCCGCCACCATGTCCTTGAG TTACTCTGCAATTGCATGCTATGCCTCGATAAGCAGAGGCGTGCAGCCTGACGTTGAGTATGACTACAGATCGAACACTGCAGCCGGGACTACTTTCAACTTGTTCAGTGGATTGGGGACGGTTGTGTTCGCCTATGGCGGCCACAACATTGTGATGGAAGTTCAAGCAACTATGCCTTCCACAGACCAAAAACCATCAAAGAAGCCTATGTGGAAAGGAGTGGTGGCTGCTTACATAATCATAGCCCTCTGCTATCTCCCTGTTGCTATAATTGGGTATTGGATTTTTGGAAACGATGTCAAGGAAAACATACTTCTCACCCTCCAACACCCGAAATGGCTCATTGCCATGGCTAATATGTTCGTCGTGTTTCATCTCATTGGAAGCTATCAGATATATGCCATTCCAGTTTTTGACATGATGGAAAGTGTGCTTGTGAAGAAAATGAAGCTGAATCCATCTTGGTTTTTGAGGATGGTTACAAGGAATACTTATGTTG CTTTTACCATGTTTGTTGCCATCACATTCCCCTTCTTTGATGGGCTTCTTAGTTTTTTTGGAGGATTCGGCTTTGCCCCTACCACATACTTC CTTCCCTGTATCTTGTGGCTCGCCATCTGCAAACCAAGGCGGTTCAGTTCATCATGGTTCGCAAATTGG TTTTGCATTATATTTGGAGTTACTATGATGACGCTTGGACCTATAGGAGGGCTAAGGCAGATTATAACACATgccaaaaattataaattctaCGAGTAg